In Lycium ferocissimum isolate CSIRO_LF1 chromosome 7, AGI_CSIRO_Lferr_CH_V1, whole genome shotgun sequence, the sequence AAGTACATATAGAACTTGGTATTAGGGTGGGCATagtttacaacaacaacaacgaatccgcgacttttgtagcacaaaaaaaaaaaaaaaaaaaaaaagggcaacacaaaaaaaaaaaaacacatatataggtttcacgcactaatttagtgcgtgaaaaggacttacaaaaaataaagtttggcGCTTTCGTACGCGAAAAGTCGTGCGTGTGGAAACCAACAAAAACTCGGCCCCTCCTTCCCCATGGAGACCGAACCACTCCAACCCCACCGGTGAACCGCCATTAAACCTCCGTCTCGGTGGTCCCCGACCCCGAAAACGTCTTTTCGTAGTGTTTTTCAACCAAAAGTCAATATTCTTTGTATATTGAagtgtaggaacaagtttcTAAGGTTAGATTTTGGAATAGAGCGGCGCAGAGGTCATtttgaaaactcaaaaaaccttcaatctaggtatttcactaccAATTTTTGCTACATTGCTAAATNNNNNNNNNNNNNNNNNNNNNNNNNNNNNNNNNNNNNNNNNNNNNNNNNNNNNNNNNNNNNNNNNNNNNNNNNNNNNNNNNNNNNNNNNNNNNNNNNNNNTCTTTTATTTCAGGTGTTCTCTACTGCCGCGGACAACCAAACTCAAGTGGGCATCAAGGTATTACAAGGTGAACGTGAAATGGCATCTGATAATAAGCTTCTAGGTGAATTTGAACTCGTTGGTATTCCTCCGGCCCCAAGGGGCATGCCCCAGATAGAGGTCACGTTTGACATAGATGCAAATGGAATGGTCACTGTGTCTGCCAAGGACAAGGCTACTAACAAAGAGCAACAAATCACCATTCGTTCATCTGGTGGTCTATCAGAGGATGAGATAGACAAGATGGTCAAGGAAGCTGAAATGCATGCCCAGAAGGATCAAGAGCGCAAGACGCTTATTGATCTCAGGAACAGTGCAGACACAACCATATACAGCATTGAAAAGAGCCTGAATGAATACAGGGAAAAGGTCCCCAAGGAGGTGGTTACAGAAATTGAGACAGCTGTTTCGGACTTGAGAGCAGCAATGGGGACTGAAAACATTGATGACATCAAGTCAAAGCTTGATGCAGCAAACAAAGCAGTCTCAAAGATTGGCGAGCACATGGCTGGCGGAAGTTCTGGTGGTGCATCTGGAGGTTCACAAGGAGGAGATCAACCACCAGAGGCTGAATATGAGGAAGTGAAGAAATAGATTAGTCTAGGCAAAATTGAATAGTGCGTGAGAGAGACGGGGAGGGAGTTATAGATCTACTTCtgaaaaatgagttttttttttttccaatctcATCCCTTCCTTCCAAGTACTTTATGTCCAGGCTCGACACTGACTGTACTAAACGGTCTTGTGGTGATGTGAATTTCTTAGCATCTAGACTTTCTTAAGTAGACAGGTGAGTGTATTTTTTGCCAAAAATTCGGTGTTGAAATCGACCAAACAATGCTTTGTTTCCACAATAAGATTATACTGTGCTGTCACCACTTTTGGCCTGCTTGATTCGTTACTGTTTGTAGATGTTTCTGCCTCTGATTTAAGGCCATTATCTTCTCGAATGGAACTGATAGTATGCCTTTGACGAAGTTCAGTTAAATGAAAGATGCATTAATTTAGCCTGGAAGCGGGGCTAAGGTCTGTATAAGCTTTTTGATTATAACTGGATACGTATCAATAATTTATGCAATCAATGTGATATTTGAATATTGGTATTAGCAGATAAAGAAAGCCTATTCAGTGGTATGAAGGGGTCGTTTGATTTGAGGTATATGCTGCGTTAACCTTGTATATAAATCAGTACTATGCCTTGTACATAAATCAGTGCTATGTCTGTTTTCGGTATTAAAATCCGTATGTGTTGTGTGAAACCGAATGTTGtataattaatatgggtataaGTTATAAggaaatttatatattattttatagaGATAAAAAATGGTATAAGTAATAGGCGTATTAGCAAATACTTGGATAAGATTATTTAAAGATGAAACTACCCCTTATATTATGTAAATAATCacgggtgaaaatcattttcatcccTCAGGTTTGACTTAAAAATCAAACACATTCCCCAAATTTGAACAATTGACATTTTCATCTTCATCTCAACTTTCGGCCATTGATCATAATATTGACTGATCATTAAAGGACTAAAATGTAATTTACTAATATTTGAATTTAATAAATTcccttaattaatcatatacattttttttcttcataattatCATTTCTTCAAATTGGATTTCGCAAAAATGGATTATTTTATAATCAAACACTGATCCAaacattgatttgaaaattttttggaaaaaata encodes:
- the LOC132062178 gene encoding heat shock 70 kDa protein, mitochondrial-like, whose product is LFQVFSTAADNQTQVGIKVLQGEREMASDNKLLGEFELVGIPPAPRGMPQIEVTFDIDANGMVTVSAKDKATNKEQQITIRSSGGLSEDEIDKMVKEAEMHAQKDQERKTLIDLRNSADTTIYSIEKSLNEYREKVPKEVVTEIETAVSDLRAAMGTENIDDIKSKLDAANKAVSKIGEHMAGGSSGGASGGSQGGDQPPEAEYEEVKK